From Chryseobacterium gallinarum, one genomic window encodes:
- a CDS encoding DMT family transporter, which produces MGRSYIFLALAIVFEIIATSFLKKSEEFSKLLPSVVTIAGYACAFYFLSLTLRQIPVGITYAIWSGVGIVFITVIGVIAFKQVPDLPAIIGIALIVLGVIIINVFSKMGTH; this is translated from the coding sequence ATGGGACGCAGTTATATTTTTCTTGCTTTGGCAATTGTATTCGAAATTATAGCCACTTCTTTCCTGAAGAAATCAGAAGAATTTTCAAAATTGCTACCCTCCGTTGTTACCATTGCAGGGTACGCCTGTGCTTTTTATTTCTTAAGTCTGACGCTTCGCCAGATTCCGGTGGGAATTACCTATGCAATTTGGTCGGGAGTAGGAATTGTATTTATTACCGTGATTGGAGTCATCGCTTTTAAGCAGGTTCCGGATCTGCCTGCTATTATCGGTATTGCCCTGATTGTCCTTGGGGTGATTATTATTAATGTGTTTTCAAAGATGGGAACCCATTAA
- a CDS encoding AAA family ATPase, producing MNLYNLIIQDKEQINFNDVFLNEGNKEILVQLIKEHTYIKELQEYGLPVNNKILLKGSSGCGKTMTAKALAHALGKNIIILNLSNIVSSRIGETSQNIKMIFDKAARERSVLFLDELDQIGKARGSDDKDVGEMRRLVNTLIQLIDYYPENALLLCATNHPEIIDTAILRRFQLKINYEMPSSEFLDAFYDQLLSQFPAEMTTIERKYAISFAEAKDHALTAVKAALIKKLEAKKIISS from the coding sequence ATGAATCTTTATAATCTTATTATCCAGGACAAAGAACAGATCAACTTCAATGATGTGTTCCTTAATGAAGGAAACAAAGAAATCCTTGTACAGCTGATCAAAGAGCACACTTACATTAAGGAACTTCAGGAATATGGTCTTCCGGTAAATAATAAGATTCTCCTCAAGGGCAGCTCGGGATGTGGAAAAACCATGACTGCTAAAGCGCTGGCCCATGCATTAGGCAAGAATATCATTATTTTAAACCTGAGCAATATTGTTTCATCACGTATCGGAGAAACTTCCCAGAATATTAAAATGATATTTGATAAAGCCGCAAGGGAAAGATCCGTTCTTTTTCTTGATGAACTGGATCAGATTGGAAAAGCAAGAGGCAGTGACGATAAGGATGTAGGCGAAATGAGAAGGCTTGTGAATACATTAATTCAGTTGATTGACTACTATCCGGAAAATGCGCTTTTATTATGTGCCACCAATCATCCTGAGATTATTGATACAGCTATCCTGAGGCGTTTTCAATTAAAAATTAATTATGAAATGCCTTCTTCTGAATTCCTGGATGCTTTTTACGATCAGCTGCTGAGTCAGTTCCCGGCAGAGATGACGACTATAGAAAGGAAATATGCCATTTCTTTTGCTGAAGCTAAAGATCATGCCCTTACGGCTGTAAAAGCTGCTTTAATCAAAAAATTAGAAGCTAAAAAAATTATTTCCTCATAA
- the gcvP gene encoding aminomethyl-transferring glycine dehydrogenase yields the protein MNTEQFVSRHISLNEADKQAMLEKLGVSSIEELISQTIPSSIRLEKDLEISEPLSEYEMLNHSKELASKNVDYTSYIGFGYHNTLLPSAIQRNIFENPSWYTAYTPYQAEIAQGRLEALLNFQTVVCDLTGFALANASLLDESTAAAEAMHMFFNNRTKDQKKAGANKFFISDLVLPQTISVLKTKAEGLAIEVVIGDHKTHQLDASYYGVLLQYPGKNGIVLDYTEDIAEYKKLDLQVAVACDPMALVKLKSPAEMGADCAVGTTQRFGIPLGYGGPHAAFFACREDYKRDIPGRIIGVSQDMYGKRALRMALQTREQHIKREKATSNICTAQVLLAVMAGMYAVYHGPKGLNYIADQIHFKANALKNGLKALGYQTAEEPIFDTVKIIMAEDEKGRLMRMMQDHRINLNYFTEGVVSIAINESTTLEKLNYLMTSFAQFKDKQSFKLEIKEGYSIPEENLRKDEILTEEVFNKYHTETELMRYIKRLERKDLSLTHSMISLGSCTMKLNAATEMLPLSWADWGSVHPFVPVDQAGGYQQMIAELEKDLAEITGFAGTSLQPNSGAQGEYAGLMVIREYHISRGDHHRNVVLIPQSAHGTNPASAAMAGMKIVVVKNLENGEIDFEDLKAKTEQHSENLSAVMITYPSTYGFFDANIKEITNLIHEHGGQVYMDGANMNAQVGFTSPGNIGADVCHLNLHKTFAIPHGGGGPGVGPICVAKHLVPFLPSNANIRIGAKEAIDGISAAPYGSGLILNISYAYIKMLGAEGLKKATGHAILNANYLKEILSEHFPILYSNENGRVAHECIVDFRQFKSLGIEVADVAKRLMDYGFHAPTVSFPVAGTLMIEPTESESKAEIDRFAEALISIKKEIDEIANGEADATNNVLKNAPHTEQMVISDSWDKPYSREKAAYPLEWVRDHKFFASVSRVDEAYGDRNLVCTCEPIEAYM from the coding sequence ATGAATACAGAACAGTTTGTGAGCCGTCACATTTCCCTTAATGAAGCCGATAAACAGGCGATGTTGGAAAAACTTGGCGTTTCTAGTATTGAAGAGTTAATTTCTCAGACCATCCCTTCTTCTATCCGTTTAGAAAAAGATCTTGAGATCTCTGAACCCCTTTCGGAATATGAAATGTTGAATCACTCGAAAGAGTTGGCCTCAAAAAATGTTGATTATACGAGTTATATCGGGTTCGGGTACCATAATACACTTTTACCATCAGCAATTCAAAGAAATATTTTTGAAAACCCAAGCTGGTATACAGCGTATACGCCTTATCAGGCGGAAATTGCGCAGGGAAGACTAGAGGCTCTTCTTAATTTCCAGACTGTTGTATGTGATCTTACAGGCTTTGCCCTGGCAAATGCATCGCTATTGGATGAATCTACTGCAGCTGCAGAAGCTATGCATATGTTCTTCAACAACAGAACTAAAGATCAGAAAAAAGCAGGGGCTAATAAATTCTTTATTTCTGATTTAGTATTGCCTCAAACGATTTCTGTATTAAAAACAAAAGCGGAAGGTTTGGCCATTGAAGTAGTAATTGGTGATCATAAAACCCATCAGTTGGATGCTTCTTATTATGGAGTACTGTTACAATATCCGGGGAAAAACGGAATTGTATTGGATTATACTGAAGACATTGCAGAATATAAAAAACTTGATCTTCAGGTAGCAGTAGCTTGTGATCCTATGGCATTGGTAAAACTGAAGTCTCCTGCTGAAATGGGAGCCGACTGTGCTGTGGGGACAACACAAAGATTCGGAATTCCATTGGGATATGGAGGACCTCACGCGGCATTCTTTGCTTGTAGAGAAGATTATAAAAGGGATATTCCGGGAAGAATTATCGGGGTGTCTCAGGATATGTACGGAAAACGTGCATTGAGAATGGCTTTACAAACCAGGGAACAACATATTAAAAGAGAAAAAGCAACTTCCAATATTTGTACTGCACAGGTTCTCTTGGCGGTAATGGCGGGTATGTATGCTGTTTATCACGGTCCGAAAGGATTAAACTATATCGCAGATCAGATCCACTTTAAAGCCAATGCTTTAAAAAATGGACTGAAAGCTTTAGGATATCAGACTGCAGAAGAGCCTATTTTCGATACAGTGAAAATTATAATGGCCGAAGATGAAAAAGGAAGATTGATGAGAATGATGCAGGATCACAGAATCAATCTGAACTATTTCACAGAAGGAGTGGTAAGCATTGCGATCAATGAAAGTACAACATTGGAGAAATTGAATTATCTGATGACTTCTTTCGCACAATTTAAAGATAAGCAAAGCTTCAAATTAGAAATAAAAGAAGGATATAGCATCCCTGAAGAAAACCTGAGAAAAGACGAAATTCTTACAGAAGAAGTATTCAATAAATACCATACTGAAACAGAATTAATGCGTTATATCAAACGTCTTGAAAGAAAAGACCTGTCATTGACGCACTCGATGATTTCTTTAGGATCCTGTACGATGAAACTGAATGCAGCTACTGAAATGTTACCTTTGTCATGGGCAGATTGGGGTAGCGTACACCCGTTTGTACCGGTTGATCAGGCAGGCGGTTACCAGCAGATGATCGCTGAGCTTGAAAAAGACCTTGCTGAGATTACAGGCTTTGCAGGAACTTCTTTACAGCCTAATTCAGGGGCTCAGGGAGAATACGCAGGATTGATGGTAATCAGGGAATATCATATTTCAAGAGGTGACCACCACAGAAATGTAGTATTGATTCCTCAGTCAGCTCACGGAACAAACCCGGCTTCTGCAGCAATGGCAGGAATGAAGATTGTGGTAGTGAAAAATCTTGAAAACGGAGAAATCGACTTCGAAGATCTTAAAGCTAAGACAGAACAGCATTCAGAGAACTTATCGGCTGTAATGATCACTTACCCGTCTACTTATGGATTCTTTGATGCCAATATTAAAGAAATTACCAACCTGATTCACGAGCATGGAGGACAGGTATACATGGATGGTGCCAACATGAACGCTCAGGTAGGATTTACAAGTCCGGGAAATATCGGAGCAGACGTTTGTCACCTGAATCTTCACAAAACTTTCGCCATTCCTCATGGAGGAGGAGGTCCTGGTGTAGGTCCTATCTGTGTTGCCAAACATTTGGTTCCTTTCCTTCCTTCCAATGCGAATATCAGAATCGGAGCTAAAGAAGCTATTGACGGTATCTCTGCAGCCCCTTACGGCTCAGGTCTTATTCTTAATATTTCTTATGCCTATATTAAAATGTTAGGAGCAGAAGGCCTTAAAAAGGCTACAGGGCACGCTATTCTGAATGCCAATTATCTGAAAGAAATATTATCCGAACACTTCCCGATTTTATATTCAAATGAAAATGGAAGAGTAGCTCACGAATGTATCGTAGATTTCCGCCAGTTCAAGTCTTTAGGAATTGAAGTAGCGGATGTAGCGAAGAGATTGATGGATTATGGTTTCCATGCTCCTACAGTTTCCTTCCCGGTTGCAGGAACATTGATGATTGAGCCTACAGAATCTGAAAGTAAAGCTGAAATCGACCGTTTCGCAGAAGCGTTAATTTCTATCAAAAAAGAAATTGATGAAATTGCAAACGGAGAGGCAGATGCAACAAACAACGTATTGAAAAATGCCCCTCATACCGAGCAAATGGTTATCTCTGATTCCTGGGATAAACCATACAGCAGAGAAAAAGCAGCGTATCCGCTGGAGTGGGTAAGAGACCACAAATTCTTTGCTTCCGTATCCAGGGTAGATGAAGCTTACGGAGACAGAAACTTAGTATGTACTTGTGAGCCGATTGAAGCTTATATGTAA
- a CDS encoding J domain-containing protein: MKDYYYFLGISQDASEEDIKKAYRKLSLKYHPDKNDNDDFFADRFREIQEAYETLSDPGRRHAYDQNLENHQRSFRYNIPPAIKTFTANKIHAKKGEEIIISWQTSNADVVKVLPFGLEKPYGERIFKITEFKDGKFQLLLHATNSLLHKTVVQGITITEVFENDTEKFKSNVEDMFKPQPRTVVNRSGQPKIVVLFWGLIILALAIYFLLKTFS, encoded by the coding sequence ATGAAAGATTACTATTATTTTCTCGGGATTTCTCAGGATGCTTCAGAAGAAGACATCAAAAAAGCTTATCGGAAGCTGTCTTTGAAATACCATCCCGATAAAAATGACAATGATGACTTTTTTGCAGACCGATTCCGTGAGATTCAGGAGGCGTATGAAACATTGAGTGATCCGGGCAGGAGGCATGCCTATGATCAGAATTTGGAAAACCATCAGCGAAGTTTCAGGTATAATATTCCACCTGCAATCAAAACTTTTACAGCGAATAAAATTCATGCGAAAAAAGGGGAGGAAATCATTATCAGCTGGCAGACAAGTAATGCTGATGTGGTGAAGGTTCTGCCTTTCGGATTGGAAAAGCCGTACGGAGAAAGGATCTTTAAGATTACAGAATTTAAGGATGGAAAATTCCAGCTTTTGCTTCATGCTACCAACTCGCTTTTACATAAAACAGTTGTTCAGGGAATTACCATTACAGAAGTTTTCGAAAATGACACCGAGAAATTCAAAAGTAACGTTGAGGACATGTTCAAGCCACAGCCCAGGACAGTTGTAAACCGGTCGGGTCAGCCTAAAATTGTAGTATTGTTTTGGGGACTTATTATATTGGCGTTAGCTATTTATTTTTTGCTAAAAACTTTTAGCTAG
- a CDS encoding RNA polymerase sigma factor: MPQKEKESIISQTVSNYGGKLMSYIRPKVKNTEDAEDILQEVWYQFSSLTNLSEIVNIGGWLYRVTANKITDRYRKKKTENLEDFVYEDEDGDFSIKDILLMDESAGPEVKMFQDEIWKKLFEALDELPEKQRLVYVENELNDKTLQEIADEQGENIKTIISRKNYAVKHLRNRLRKLYEDLKS; the protein is encoded by the coding sequence ATGCCACAGAAGGAGAAAGAAAGCATCATCTCACAAACCGTTTCCAACTACGGCGGGAAGCTGATGTCTTACATTCGTCCTAAAGTGAAAAACACGGAGGATGCAGAAGATATTCTGCAGGAAGTGTGGTATCAGTTCAGCAGTCTTACCAATCTCTCAGAGATTGTAAATATAGGAGGCTGGCTGTACAGGGTGACGGCAAATAAGATTACGGACCGTTACCGTAAAAAGAAAACAGAAAATCTTGAAGATTTTGTCTATGAAGACGAAGATGGTGATTTTTCCATCAAAGATATTCTATTGATGGATGAAAGCGCAGGTCCTGAAGTTAAGATGTTTCAGGATGAGATCTGGAAAAAACTGTTTGAAGCTCTTGATGAACTTCCCGAAAAACAAAGGCTGGTGTACGTAGAAAATGAACTGAACGACAAAACCCTCCAGGAAATAGCCGATGAACAGGGAGAAAATATTAAGACCATCATCAGCAGAAAAAATTATGCTGTGAAGCATTTAAGGAACAGATTGAGAAAGTTATATGAAGATTTAAAAAGTTAG
- a CDS encoding DoxX family protein gives MKLLIILFATFILALLGTTVFHGKPDFLFSGNLGMAIFIIFTGFSHFKFQKGMAMMIPDFIPGKMFWVYCTGFLEIAAGIGLMIPAIREITAILLIVFYLLVFVANIHSSRRNVNIFKADYTGPGMKYLYTQRIPMQVILIVWTWYFGIYLH, from the coding sequence ATGAAATTATTAATCATTCTTTTTGCTACATTCATTCTGGCTTTGCTGGGAACAACAGTGTTTCATGGAAAGCCGGATTTTTTATTTTCAGGAAATCTGGGGATGGCTATCTTTATCATTTTTACCGGATTTTCCCATTTTAAATTTCAGAAAGGAATGGCAATGATGATTCCCGATTTTATTCCGGGTAAAATGTTCTGGGTGTATTGTACGGGATTTCTGGAAATAGCAGCGGGAATAGGGCTGATGATTCCGGCAATCCGGGAAATTACAGCTATTTTGCTTATTGTTTTTTATCTGTTGGTTTTTGTAGCCAATATCCACTCGTCCCGGAGAAATGTTAATATTTTCAAAGCAGATTATACGGGGCCGGGAATGAAATATCTTTACACTCAAAGAATTCCCATGCAGGTTATATTAATCGTATGGACCTGGTATTTTGGGATTTATTTACATTAA
- a CDS encoding SRPBCC family protein produces the protein METLSYETVINAPKQKVWDILWGPETYTEWTKHFGAGSVMKSDWKVGGKTYFMNAQGEGMVSTIDSLDEPNQIVFKHLGMVDKDGHEDTQSKEVMEWSGAFEKYFLTDFDGKTKLHTEVQVDKEWKDHMDTGFTKGLMVVKSLAEGVSLDAV, from the coding sequence ATGGAAACATTATCTTACGAAACAGTAATCAATGCTCCTAAGCAAAAGGTCTGGGACATTCTTTGGGGGCCGGAAACGTATACTGAATGGACAAAACATTTCGGAGCAGGTTCCGTCATGAAATCTGATTGGAAAGTAGGAGGAAAAACCTACTTTATGAATGCTCAGGGCGAGGGAATGGTATCTACTATAGACAGCCTTGATGAGCCCAACCAGATAGTTTTTAAACATTTGGGAATGGTAGACAAAGACGGTCATGAAGATACTCAAAGCAAGGAGGTTATGGAGTGGAGTGGTGCTTTTGAAAAGTATTTTTTGACCGATTTCGATGGAAAAACAAAACTTCATACTGAAGTTCAGGTTGATAAAGAATGGAAAGACCACATGGATACGGGTTTTACGAAAGGGTTGATGGTGGTGAAAAGCCTGGCGGAAGGAGTGAGCCTGGATGCGGTGTAA
- a CDS encoding SRPBCC domain-containing protein, with product MELLTYEVEINAEPEKVWSVLWGDITYRQWTTAFTEGSFYEGTLEEGNIIRFFDPKQNGMYSRVEKVIPNQEIKFLHLGEIYEGIEVPQDWGEATESYVLEENDTGTLLKTIIQTPAEFKDFFEEKFPKALGIIKHLSENQL from the coding sequence ATGGAACTATTGACGTACGAGGTTGAAATCAATGCAGAACCGGAAAAAGTATGGAGTGTTCTCTGGGGAGATATTACTTACAGACAATGGACAACTGCTTTTACAGAAGGTTCCTTCTACGAAGGGACATTGGAAGAAGGTAATATCATCAGATTTTTTGATCCTAAACAGAACGGAATGTATAGCAGGGTTGAAAAAGTTATTCCCAATCAGGAAATAAAATTCCTGCATCTGGGAGAAATTTATGAAGGTATCGAAGTGCCTCAGGATTGGGGAGAAGCAACAGAATCTTATGTTCTGGAGGAAAATGATACCGGAACGCTGTTGAAAACAATTATCCAGACTCCGGCAGAATTTAAAGATTTTTTTGAAGAGAAATTCCCTAAAGCACTCGGGATTATAAAACATCTCTCAGAAAATCAACTATAA
- a CDS encoding SDR family oxidoreductase: MKTQNKSQSKSKVPKDGIFPEIIRNDYQGSRKLLGKKAVISGGDSGIGQAVAVHFAREGADVAIVYKESVDDAKETQRLVEQEGQNCLLLKGDLTRKSFRTQCAEKIKSEWKGLDILVNNAGIHTSKDHLETISDEQIQETFDTNIISMISFTRSFLPLMGKGARIICTTSVTAYRGSDHLIDYAATKGAILSFIRSLSANLAEKGILVNGVAPGPIWTPLVKEAFDDLSTFGKDTPLKRAGQPSEVAPAYVFLASEDASYITGEVIHINGGDFVGG; the protein is encoded by the coding sequence ATGAAAACACAGAACAAATCCCAATCTAAATCGAAAGTCCCTAAGGATGGGATTTTTCCTGAAATTATCAGGAATGATTATCAGGGAAGCAGGAAGCTGCTAGGTAAAAAAGCGGTTATTTCCGGAGGTGACAGCGGTATAGGACAGGCTGTAGCCGTCCACTTTGCCAGAGAAGGGGCCGATGTTGCCATTGTTTACAAAGAAAGCGTTGATGACGCGAAAGAAACTCAAAGGCTGGTTGAACAGGAAGGGCAGAACTGCCTTTTACTGAAAGGAGATCTTACCCGGAAGTCTTTCAGAACCCAATGTGCTGAAAAGATCAAATCAGAATGGAAAGGCCTGGATATTCTTGTTAATAATGCGGGGATACATACTTCAAAAGATCACCTGGAGACGATCTCTGATGAACAGATTCAGGAAACATTTGATACCAATATCATTTCAATGATCTCTTTCACCAGGAGTTTTCTTCCATTGATGGGAAAAGGAGCCAGAATTATCTGTACAACATCGGTTACAGCCTACCGGGGAAGCGATCATCTGATTGATTATGCTGCTACCAAAGGAGCTATTTTATCCTTTATCCGTTCTTTGTCTGCTAATCTTGCGGAAAAAGGAATTCTTGTGAACGGGGTTGCCCCGGGACCTATATGGACGCCCCTTGTAAAGGAAGCCTTTGATGATCTTTCCACGTTTGGAAAAGATACACCGCTGAAAAGAGCAGGTCAACCCTCTGAAGTGGCTCCGGCTTATGTTTTTCTTGCTTCTGAAGATGCCAGTTATATTACCGGGGAAGTAATTCATATCAACGGAGGGGATTTTGTAGGAGGTTAA
- a CDS encoding VOC family protein, translating into MNNDIFPCLWYDGDAKQAAEFYCKVFNGEITADTPVVMNIDVFGQRLMLLNGGPQFKKNPSISFMVICETEDEVQKYWDQLLEGGIALMDLGSYSWSKKYGWVQDKYGVTWQLFFGEKASDQTIVPTLMFIHGNNGKAKEAMELYTQIFPNSRIGNVLKYGDSGEGHPIPEPTENVQHAHFVLDNYSFFCMDNSYDHQFDFNEGISMVVMTDDQKQTDDYWNALTSDGGKESMCGWLKDKYGLSWQIVPKRLIQLMNASDREKAQKVVEAMMKMQKIIIQDLEDAYNS; encoded by the coding sequence ATGAATAACGATATTTTTCCATGTCTTTGGTATGACGGAGATGCCAAACAAGCTGCTGAATTTTACTGTAAGGTTTTTAACGGTGAAATTACTGCTGATACACCGGTTGTTATGAACATTGATGTATTCGGGCAGAGACTGATGTTGCTGAATGGAGGCCCTCAATTCAAGAAAAATCCTTCCATTTCTTTCATGGTTATCTGTGAAACTGAAGATGAAGTTCAGAAATATTGGGATCAGCTATTGGAAGGGGGGATTGCTCTGATGGATCTGGGATCTTATTCCTGGAGTAAGAAATATGGCTGGGTACAGGATAAATATGGAGTAACATGGCAGTTGTTTTTCGGAGAAAAAGCAAGTGATCAGACAATAGTTCCTACGCTGATGTTTATCCATGGTAATAATGGTAAAGCTAAAGAAGCTATGGAGCTTTATACACAGATTTTTCCCAATTCCAGAATCGGAAATGTTTTAAAATATGGAGATAGTGGCGAAGGTCATCCTATTCCTGAACCTACGGAAAATGTTCAGCATGCTCATTTTGTATTGGATAATTACAGCTTTTTCTGTATGGATAACTCTTATGATCACCAGTTTGATTTCAATGAAGGAATCTCAATGGTGGTTATGACGGATGATCAGAAACAAACGGATGACTATTGGAATGCCCTTACTTCGGATGGAGGCAAAGAAAGTATGTGTGGCTGGCTGAAAGATAAATACGGACTTAGCTGGCAAATCGTTCCTAAAAGACTCATCCAGCTGATGAATGCTTCTGACCGGGAAAAAGCGCAAAAAGTAGTAGAGGCTATGATGAAAATGCAGAAAATTATCATACAGGATCTTGAAGACGCTTATAACTCTTAA
- a CDS encoding helix-hairpin-helix domain-containing protein produces MSKSLNSIYTVNCDSENTFLQGVIAMPARRALEKEKIDSLEKLSDYSEKEILQLHGFGKNTVMKLKNHMKEHQVFFKEL; encoded by the coding sequence ATGTCAAAGAGTTTAAATTCCATTTATACCGTTAATTGTGACTCAGAGAATACTTTTCTTCAGGGTGTTATTGCAATGCCGGCAAGGCGGGCTCTTGAAAAAGAAAAGATAGACTCTCTGGAAAAGCTGTCGGATTATTCTGAAAAAGAAATTTTACAGCTGCATGGCTTCGGTAAAAATACAGTAATGAAGCTGAAAAATCATATGAAAGAACACCAGGTGTTTTTTAAGGAATTGTAA
- a CDS encoding SRPBCC family protein, with translation MDPIKIDITILAPVEKVWNYFNEPKHIMKWNFAHETWQCPSSENDLRVGGKFKNRMEAKDKSFGFDFEGTYDEIIPNEKIKYHITDGRKVEVIFDKIDENTTKVTEIFDPEKQNSMEMQRDGWYAILNNFHKYVENH, from the coding sequence ATGGATCCGATAAAAATAGACATTACGATTTTAGCCCCGGTAGAAAAAGTTTGGAACTATTTCAATGAACCTAAACACATTATGAAGTGGAATTTTGCTCATGAAACATGGCAATGTCCCAGTTCAGAGAATGACCTTAGAGTAGGGGGGAAATTCAAAAACAGGATGGAGGCAAAAGACAAAAGCTTCGGTTTTGATTTTGAAGGTACTTATGATGAAATTATCCCCAACGAAAAAATAAAATATCATATTACAGACGGACGTAAAGTAGAAGTAATTTTCGATAAAATCGATGAAAATACAACGAAAGTTACTGAAATTTTTGATCCTGAAAAACAGAATTCTATGGAAATGCAGAGAGATGGCTGGTATGCGATCCTTAATAATTTTCATAAGTATGTTGAGAATCATTAA
- a CDS encoding VOC family protein: MPKLNPYLNFNGTAEEAFNFYKSIFGGEFAGEIHKMGNAPGTENLSEEEKNRVMHIALPVGNDLLMASDIVPGFGQTLTVGNNNYVSIFPDSREEAERIFKGLSEGGNIEMPLEDQFWGDYFGSFQDKYGVHWMVNYNEEYGK, translated from the coding sequence ATGCCTAAATTAAACCCGTACTTAAATTTTAACGGAACAGCTGAAGAAGCTTTCAATTTTTACAAATCCATTTTTGGAGGAGAATTCGCAGGAGAAATCCATAAAATGGGGAATGCTCCGGGAACTGAAAATTTATCAGAAGAAGAAAAAAACAGGGTAATGCATATTGCGCTGCCTGTGGGAAATGACCTGTTGATGGCTTCAGATATTGTCCCTGGATTTGGACAAACTCTGACTGTGGGAAACAATAATTATGTTTCAATCTTTCCCGATTCAAGAGAGGAAGCAGAGAGAATTTTTAAAGGCCTTTCCGAAGGTGGGAATATAGAAATGCCGCTTGAAGACCAGTTTTGGGGAGACTATTTCGGAAGTTTTCAAGATAAATATGGTGTTCATTGGATGGTGAACTATAATGAGGAATACGGAAAATAA
- a CDS encoding alpha/beta fold hydrolase: MSPIEKGYKQVNGIKLYYEIYGTGKPLVLIHGGGSSILYDFKEVIARLEDKFQLIGIDLQNHGRSEHRYIPETFEQDADDIAALLAELQIGKASFWGFSNGGNTVMQVAHRHPQLVEKLIVASAFYKRNGMIDGFFESMSQATLESMPEAFKINFLALNPDFSKLENLFDKDSKRMQTFEDWDDEVLSAIQSPTLFITGDRDVMKPEHTVAMWRLVEGSRLIILPATHGVYMMADFDGSLNTHMIDFTTREVEQFLNN, encoded by the coding sequence ATGAGCCCGATAGAAAAAGGATATAAACAGGTGAACGGTATTAAGCTGTACTATGAAATATATGGAACGGGGAAGCCTTTGGTTTTGATTCATGGCGGAGGCTCTTCTATTCTATATGATTTTAAAGAAGTCATTGCAAGGCTTGAAGATAAATTTCAACTTATTGGTATCGATTTACAAAATCACGGCAGAAGTGAGCACCGGTATATTCCTGAAACATTTGAACAGGATGCAGATGATATCGCTGCCCTTTTAGCAGAACTTCAAATTGGTAAAGCCTCCTTCTGGGGATTCAGTAATGGGGGAAACACAGTGATGCAGGTGGCTCACCGGCATCCGCAATTAGTAGAAAAACTGATAGTAGCTTCAGCCTTTTATAAAAGGAACGGAATGATAGACGGTTTTTTCGAATCAATGAGCCAGGCCACTCTCGAATCAATGCCGGAAGCTTTTAAAATCAATTTTTTGGCTCTCAATCCGGACTTCTCAAAGCTGGAGAACCTTTTTGATAAAGACAGCAAAAGAATGCAGACATTTGAAGATTGGGATGATGAGGTCTTAAGTGCTATACAGTCGCCCACATTATTTATTACCGGAGACAGGGATGTAATGAAGCCTGAGCACACGGTAGCCATGTGGCGTTTGGTGGAAGGTTCACGGTTAATAATCCTGCCGGCAACGCATGGAGTTTATATGATGGCTGATTTTGATGGCAGCCTGAATACTCATATGATAGACTTCACCACCAGGGAAGTAGAACAATTTTTAAATAATTAA